CCCTTGCCGATCCGGTTGCCGTAGCGGCCGATCAGCGCGCCGAAGTACGGGCTCCCCGCGACGTAGTCCTCGATGTTGTCGAAGCCGAGGGAGACGTTGGCGTAGTGGCCGCGCCGGTCCGGGATCTCCAGGGACTGCACGACGCCGCCGTAGGAGAGGACCTTCATCCGCGTGCCGCCGTTGGCCAGCGACCAGCTGTACACCTTCGTGCCGTCGGCGAGCCTGCCGAAGAGCGACTTCACCGGCGTCCGGTCTCCCGTGGCGTGCGCGCTGCCGATGGTCGCGGCGGTGATCCCCGCCGCCGCGGCACCGGCGATGACCGTACGTCTGCTCATGTCCATGTGCGGCTCCTGTTCAGGAATTTGAAAGGGCCCCGCCGTTCCGGCGGGGCCCCTTGCGTGGACTTACGAACCGACCTTGCGCTTGTTCCACACGTCGAATCCGACCGCCGCCAGCAGTACCAGGCCCTTGATGACCTGCTGCCAGTCGGTGCCGATGCCGACGAGGTTCATGCCGTTGTTCAGCACGCCCAGGACCAGGCCACCGATGATCGCGCCGAGGACCGTGCCGACGCCGCCGCTCATCGACGCACCGCCGATGAACGAGGCCGCGATGGCCTCCAGCTCGAAGTTGAGGCCGGCCTTGGGAGAGGCCGCGTTGAAGCGGGCGGCGAAGACCAGACCCGCCAGGGCCGCGAGCATGCCCATGTTCAGGAAGACCAGGAAGGTGACCTTCTTGTCCTTCACACCCGACAGCTTGGCCGCGGGCAGGTTGCCGCCGATCGCGTAGATGTGGCGGCCGATGATCGCGTTGCGCATGACGTAGCCGAAGCCGACGAGCAGCACACCCAGGATGAGCAGCACGATCGGGGCGCCCTTGTAGCTGGCGAGCAGCATCGTCAGCGTGAGGATGGCGGCGCCGAGCGCGACCAGCTTCAGCAGGAACAGCTTGAAGGGCGGGACGTCCAGGGAGAACTCCTGCTGCCTGCGGCGGTCCCGGAACTCCTGGAAGACCACGAACGCGATCATCGCGAAGCCGAGCAGCAGAGTGAGGTTGTGGTAGTTCGTGTTCGGTCCGACCTCGGGCAGGAAGCCGTTGGCGACCTTCTGCAGGCCCTCCGGGAACGGGCCGAGGGTCTGGCCCTCCAGGAAGATCTCGGTGAGACCGCGGAAGATCAGCATGCCCGCGAGGGTCACGATGAAGGATGGTATTCCGCCGTACGCGATGAAGAACCCTTGTGCCGCGCCGGCGAGCGCGCCCATGGCGAGGCAGAGGATGACCGCGACGGGCCATGGCAGGTCGTTCTTGACCATGAAAACGGCGGCCATCGAGCCGATGAACGCCGTCAGCGATCCCACCGACAGGTCGATGTGGCCCGCGATGATCACCAGCATCATGCCGATCGCGAGGATCAGGATGTAGCTGTTCTGGAGCACCAGGTTGGAGACGTTGCGCGGCAGCAGCAGGTCGCCGTCGGTCCACACCGCGAACAGCACCACGATCAGGCCGAGCGCGATCAGCATGCCGTACTGCCGCATGTTGCGGCGCAGGCCCTCCAGCACCAGTTGGAGCAGGCCGTCGCCCGCGGCCCCTCCGCTCTTGCCCGGCGGCGCGGGGGCCGGGGTCTTGGCGGTCACATCCGTGCTCATCGGGTTACCTCTTTGTCCTTAGTCATCTGACGCATCAGCGATTCCTGCGAGGCCTCGGCCCGCGAGAACTCGCCGGTCAGCCGCCCCGCGGCCATCGTGTAGATGCGGTCACACATGCCGAGCAGCTCCGGCAGCTCGGAGGAGATGAAGACGACCGCCTTGCCCTGGGCGGCCAGCTGGTCGATGACCGTGTAGATCTCGTACTTGGCACCGACGTCGATACCGCGCGTCGGCTCGTCCAGGATCAGCACATCGGGACCGGCGAAGATCCACTTGCTGAGGACGACCTTCTGCTGGTTGCCGCCGGACAGCTTGCCCACCGGCTCGAAGACCGTCGGCGCCTTGATGTTCATGGACTTGCGGAAGCCCTCGGCGACCTGCCGCTCCCCGTGCTCGTCGACCACGCCCCGCTTGGCGACCTTGCCCAGCGCGCTGAGCGAGATGTTGCGGTTGATGGTGTCGATGAGGTTCAGGCCGTAGTGCTTGCGGTCCTCGGTGACATAGGCGATGCCGTTCTTCACCGCCTCGGGGACGGACTTCGTACGGATCTCCTTGCCGTCCTTGAGGACCGTGCCGCCGTGGTAGCGGCCGTAGGTCCGCCCGAACACGCTCATCGCGAGCTCGGTGCGGCCGGCGCCCATCAGGCCCGCGATACCGACGATCTCCCCGCGCCGCACCTCGATCGACACGTCGTCGACGACCTTGCGCTGCTGGTCGATCGGGTGGTGCACGGTCCAGTTGCGGATCTCAAGGGCGGGGGCCGCGCCCTCCTCCGGCTCGTGCGGGGTGCGGTCGGGGAAGCGGTGCTCCAGGTCCCGGCCGACCATGCCGCTGATGATCCGGTCCTCGCTGGTCTCCGGTGCCTTCACATCGAGGGTCTCGATGGTCTGGCCGTCGCGCAGGATCGTCACCGAGTCGGCGACCTTGCGGATCTCGTTGAGCTTGTGGGAGATGATGATCGAGGTGATGCCCTGCTTCTTCAACTCCAGGATCAGGTCCAGGAGTTTGCCGCTGTCCTCGTCGTTCAGAGCCGCGGTCGGCTCGTCGAGGATGAGCAGCTTCACCTTCTTCGACAGCGCCTTCGCGATCTCCACGAGCTGCTGCTTGCCCACGCCGATGTCGGCGACCCGGGTGTCGGGGTGGTCGGAGAGGCCGACCCGGCGCAGCAGTTCGGTGGCGTGCTTGAGGGTCTCGGTCCAGCTGATGATCCCGCGCGTGGCGTGCTCGTTGCCGAGGAAGATGTTCTCCGCGATGGAGAGGTAGGGGATCAGGGCCAGTTCCTGGTGGATGATCACGATGCCGTGATGCTCACTGGCCCTGATGTCCTTGAACTCGCAGACCTCCCCCTCGAAGAGGATGTCGCCCTCGTAGGTGCCGTGCGGGTGGACGCCGGAGAGGACCTTCATGAGGGTCGACTTGCCGGCGCCGTTCTCCCCGCAGATGGCGTGGACCTCGCCCTGCCGGACGGTCAGCGTGACGTCCGACAGCGCCTTGACGCCGGGAAAGGTCTTGACGATCGAGCGCATTTCCAGGACGGGTCCCGCCATGGTCGTGCCTTCCAATCAGTAGGAGCTGGCGGTTACTTGAGGTCGCTTTCCTTGATGTAGCCGGAGTCGACGACCTCCTTCTGGTAGTTGGTCTTGTCGACCGCGACCGGCTCCAGCAGGTACGCCGGGACGACCTTCGAGCCGTTGTCATACGTCTTGGTGTCGTTGACCTCGGGCTTCTTGTCGTTGAGCAGGGAATCGACCATGCCCGAGGCGACCTTGGCGAGCTCGCGGGTGTCCTTGTAGACGGTCATCGACTGCTCGTCGGCGATGATCGACTTCACCGACGCGACCTCGGCGTCCTGACCGGTGACGACCGGCAGCGGCTTGCTCTTGGAGCCGTAGTCGTCCGACTTCAGGGCCGACAGGATGCCGATGGAGATGCCGTCGTAGGGCGAGAGGACCGCGTCCACGCGCTCGCTCTTGTAGGCCGAGGTCAGGATGTCGTCCATGCGCTTCTGGGCGGTGCCGCCGTCCCAGCGCAGGGTGGTGACCTGGGTCAGCTTGGTCTGGCCGGAGCGGACGACGAGCTGCTTCTTGTCGATGTAGGGCTGCAGCACCTTCATCGCCCCGCCGAAGAAGTAGCGGGTGTTGTTGTCGTCGTTCGAGCCGGCGAACAGCTCGATGTTGAAGGGGCCCTTCTTCGAGCCGTCCTTCAGTCCGAGCTTCTCGACCATGTAGTTGGCCTGGAGCTCGCCGACCTTCTCGTTGTCGAACGACGCGTAGTAGTCGACGTTCTCGGTGCCGAGGATGAGGCGGTCGTAGGAGATCACCGGGATGTCGGCGTCCTTGGCCTGCTGGAGCACGTTGTTCATCGACTTGTTGTCGATGGCCGCGACGATCAGCGCCTTGACGCCCTGCGTGATCAGGTTCTCGATCTGTGAGACCTGCTGGTCCGGGTCGTCCTCGCCGTAGACCAACTTGGTCTTGTAGCCCTTGGACTCCAGGTCCGCGACGACGTTCTTGCCGTCGGCTATCCAGCGCTCGGAGGACTTGGTCGGCATCGCGATGCCGATGGTCGCGCCCTTGGTGTCCCCGCCTTCCTCCTTGCTGCCGCCCTCGCCGCTCTGGCCACAGGCGGTCAGGGTCAGCGCGAGGGACGCGGCGGAGGCGATGGCGGCGAGTGCGGCTCTGCGTGTACGCATGATCATCATCCTTGATGTGGGTGAGCAGGGCTCGGTCTGGGCGATTGCGAGGACGCGTGTCGAGGGCTGTTCGGCCAGCGGTGAGAGTAGACCGAGGGTGTGTGGGATTGTGTTCGACTGCGTCTTCTTCTGTGAAGGGGGTTTGTCCGGAACGTTATGCGGGAGTTTCGAATCGCTTCAGAGTTCCGGGCAGCCGTGAACCGAGAGGCGCCATGTCGCCGTCAGCTCCGTGCCGTGCCAGCAGGTCCAGGGCCAGCCGGCCGCGCCGTACGCGTTCCCGGGCGGTGGCCAGCGTCAGGTCCCGCAT
The DNA window shown above is from Streptomyces chartreusis and carries:
- the mmsA gene encoding multiple monosaccharide ABC transporter ATP-binding protein, with protein sequence MAGPVLEMRSIVKTFPGVKALSDVTLTVRQGEVHAICGENGAGKSTLMKVLSGVHPHGTYEGDILFEGEVCEFKDIRASEHHGIVIIHQELALIPYLSIAENIFLGNEHATRGIISWTETLKHATELLRRVGLSDHPDTRVADIGVGKQQLVEIAKALSKKVKLLILDEPTAALNDEDSGKLLDLILELKKQGITSIIISHKLNEIRKVADSVTILRDGQTIETLDVKAPETSEDRIISGMVGRDLEHRFPDRTPHEPEEGAAPALEIRNWTVHHPIDQQRKVVDDVSIEVRRGEIVGIAGLMGAGRTELAMSVFGRTYGRYHGGTVLKDGKEIRTKSVPEAVKNGIAYVTEDRKHYGLNLIDTINRNISLSALGKVAKRGVVDEHGERQVAEGFRKSMNIKAPTVFEPVGKLSGGNQQKVVLSKWIFAGPDVLILDEPTRGIDVGAKYEIYTVIDQLAAQGKAVVFISSELPELLGMCDRIYTMAAGRLTGEFSRAEASQESLMRQMTKDKEVTR
- the chvE gene encoding multiple monosaccharide ABC transporter substrate-binding protein, whose protein sequence is MRTRRAALAAIASAASLALTLTACGQSGEGGSKEEGGDTKGATIGIAMPTKSSERWIADGKNVVADLESKGYKTKLVYGEDDPDQQVSQIENLITQGVKALIVAAIDNKSMNNVLQQAKDADIPVISYDRLILGTENVDYYASFDNEKVGELQANYMVEKLGLKDGSKKGPFNIELFAGSNDDNNTRYFFGGAMKVLQPYIDKKQLVVRSGQTKLTQVTTLRWDGGTAQKRMDDILTSAYKSERVDAVLSPYDGISIGILSALKSDDYGSKSKPLPVVTGQDAEVASVKSIIADEQSMTVYKDTRELAKVASGMVDSLLNDKKPEVNDTKTYDNGSKVVPAYLLEPVAVDKTNYQKEVVDSGYIKESDLK
- the mmsB gene encoding multiple monosaccharide ABC transporter permease, producing MSTDVTAKTPAPAPPGKSGGAAGDGLLQLVLEGLRRNMRQYGMLIALGLIVVLFAVWTDGDLLLPRNVSNLVLQNSYILILAIGMMLVIIAGHIDLSVGSLTAFIGSMAAVFMVKNDLPWPVAVILCLAMGALAGAAQGFFIAYGGIPSFIVTLAGMLIFRGLTEIFLEGQTLGPFPEGLQKVANGFLPEVGPNTNYHNLTLLLGFAMIAFVVFQEFRDRRRQQEFSLDVPPFKLFLLKLVALGAAILTLTMLLASYKGAPIVLLILGVLLVGFGYVMRNAIIGRHIYAIGGNLPAAKLSGVKDKKVTFLVFLNMGMLAALAGLVFAARFNAASPKAGLNFELEAIAASFIGGASMSGGVGTVLGAIIGGLVLGVLNNGMNLVGIGTDWQQVIKGLVLLAAVGFDVWNKRKVGS